From Erwinia sp. HDF1-3R, one genomic window encodes:
- a CDS encoding heavy metal sensor histidine kinase: MTLRLTLYFSVTMAIVLYCVSGMLYSTMRTQLNQKDEQELKSSLQFQGKIASIISQRRGIEEPWQTELLEFVALQERLSLRIISPDGRVYSQTKNMRIPRSDFLEPTKAFSYSSWRYHAGGHTEKYLITSTLFKLNDNQKWVVQAALNVSKNNKIIESYYHTMQVFAAIAIAAFAAIGYCLARRGLSPLRKISSAIARIHAEDLHRRISTQRWPNELNELATSFDQMMTRLEASFQQLNRFSSDIAHELRAPINNLISVASVTQSKDRSRAEYQDALAEIVEEGERLSRTISSMLFLARADNRREILSKETLRSQHEFEKLIDFYDVLAEEKNISLKSTGDIILRADPHLLQRALSNLLSNAIRHTGLNGQIILSAHSDEHFTYLSVKDNGEGIAAGHLPYIFDRFYRIDVARTEAENTGLGLSIVKTITELHHGKVLVESATAAGCLFTIVLPRD, from the coding sequence ATGACCCTGCGTCTCACGCTCTATTTTTCAGTGACCATGGCTATCGTATTGTATTGCGTGTCGGGCATGCTTTACTCGACAATGCGTACACAGCTTAATCAAAAGGATGAGCAGGAGCTGAAGAGCTCCCTACAGTTTCAGGGAAAGATAGCATCGATCATCAGCCAGAGACGCGGGATTGAAGAACCCTGGCAGACCGAACTGTTAGAATTTGTCGCCCTGCAGGAACGACTGTCACTACGTATAATCAGCCCTGACGGCAGGGTTTATTCTCAAACAAAAAATATGCGTATACCCCGGTCTGACTTTTTAGAGCCGACGAAAGCCTTCAGCTACAGTTCGTGGCGCTACCATGCTGGCGGACACACAGAGAAATACCTGATCACTTCAACATTGTTCAAGCTTAACGACAATCAAAAGTGGGTGGTTCAGGCGGCACTCAACGTTTCAAAAAATAATAAAATTATTGAGAGCTATTACCACACCATGCAAGTTTTCGCCGCAATCGCCATTGCCGCCTTCGCGGCAATCGGCTATTGTCTGGCGCGTCGGGGGCTTTCTCCACTGCGTAAGATTAGCAGCGCAATCGCCAGGATTCATGCCGAAGATCTGCACAGACGCATTTCCACACAGCGCTGGCCAAATGAGCTCAATGAACTGGCGACGTCATTCGACCAGATGATGACGCGGCTTGAAGCCTCATTCCAGCAGTTGAATCGCTTTTCATCCGATATCGCCCACGAGCTGCGTGCCCCCATTAATAATCTTATTTCAGTTGCCAGTGTCACCCAAAGCAAAGATCGCAGCAGAGCAGAGTATCAGGATGCGCTGGCTGAGATTGTTGAGGAAGGCGAACGCCTGTCCCGCACCATTTCATCAATGCTGTTTTTGGCCCGCGCAGATAACCGACGTGAAATATTGTCCAAAGAGACGCTGCGGAGCCAGCATGAATTTGAAAAACTGATCGACTTTTATGATGTTTTAGCTGAGGAGAAAAATATCAGCCTTAAAAGCACGGGCGATATCATCCTGAGAGCCGATCCTCATCTTTTGCAACGCGCACTCTCGAATTTACTTTCAAATGCCATACGCCACACGGGTCTAAATGGGCAAATTATACTCTCAGCCCACAGTGACGAACATTTTACGTATTTAAGCGTCAAGGATAACGGAGAAGGTATAGCCGCCGGACATCTGCCTTATATTTTCGATCGATTCTACCGCATTGATGTTGCGCGAACCGAAGCAGAGAATACAGGTCTGGGATTATCAATCGTCAAAACCATTACTGAACTGCATCATGGTAAGGTGCTGGTCGAAAGTGCAACAGCAGCAGGATGCCTGTTTACCATCGTATTGCCCAGGGATTGA
- a CDS encoding heavy metal response regulator transcription factor, translating to MRVLLVEDQRMASEYIAKGLMENNFVVDVALNGVDGLHFLLSNDYDLAILDVMLPGIDGWKVFEILRQTGKQTPIMFLTARDDVEDRVRGLELGAEDYLIKPFSFSELLARVRVILRRQNAHRPAVEESLLQVSDLTLDLLKHKVTRGNTRIELTQKEFLLLSLLMRRTGEVVSRTVLAEQVWEMNFDPETNVIDVAIRRLRSKIDEGFEHKLLHTLRGAGYVLELQLS from the coding sequence ATGAGGGTATTACTTGTTGAAGACCAGAGAATGGCGTCTGAATATATTGCTAAGGGATTGATGGAAAATAATTTTGTCGTTGATGTCGCCCTTAATGGCGTTGACGGGCTACATTTTCTGCTCAGTAATGACTATGACCTGGCAATTCTCGACGTCATGCTGCCGGGTATTGATGGCTGGAAAGTTTTCGAGATATTGCGTCAGACCGGCAAGCAAACTCCGATAATGTTTCTTACCGCGCGAGACGACGTTGAAGACAGAGTTCGCGGACTCGAATTAGGGGCTGAAGACTACCTGATCAAACCCTTCTCCTTTAGTGAACTGCTCGCCAGAGTGCGGGTGATCCTGCGCCGTCAGAATGCCCACCGGCCTGCTGTCGAAGAGAGTCTGCTGCAGGTCAGCGATCTCACGCTCGACCTGCTTAAACACAAAGTGACACGTGGTAACACCCGTATTGAACTGACGCAGAAAGAATTTCTGCTGTTAAGTCTGCTTATGCGCCGCACGGGCGAGGTGGTTTCGCGCACCGTACTAGCCGAGCAGGTCTGGGAAATGAACTTCGACCCTGAAACCAATGTTATCGATGTCGCGATCCGTCGATTACGCAGTAAAATAGATGAGGGTTTTGAACATAAATTACTGCACACCCTGCGCGGTGCGGGATATGTGCTGGAACTACAGCTATCATGA